In Pikeienuella piscinae, the sequence GCGACCAGCGCCCAGGCGGCGTCGATGAGCCGTGCCTGTAGCGTGGTCGCGGCCGGGAGGCCGGCGCCGTCGCGTATATGAGGCAGTTCAGGATGCCGACGGATCGTGCCGGTCGCGGTGCAGGGCGCGTCAAGCAGCACCAGGTCGAAAGGGTCGGCGGCCCATTCCAGCGCGTCGGCGACAATGAGTTCCGCGCTCAGCCCGGTTCGGGCGAGGTTCTCCTCGACCCGCTTCATGCGCGTTGCCGCAGCGTCGAGCGCCGTCACAACCCAGCCTGCGGCGGCGAGTTGCATGGTCTTGCCGCCCGGCGCCGCGCAGAGGTCGAGCGCGCGCCGTCCTTCGCCCGACCCGGCCAGCCGCGCCGGAACCGCGGCGGCGGCGTCTTGCGCCCACCAGTCGCCGGTGGCGAAGCCGGGCAGGTCGGTAAGTCGGCCCGGCCGCGCCAGCCGGACCGAGCCGGTCGGCGTCGCCACGCCGCCGAGCTGCGTCGCGAGCGCCGCCGCGTCGTCATTCTTCGGGGTCAGATCGAGCGGCGCCGGTCGCAGGTGCGCGGCGGCGATGGCGGCGGCGCCGACCCTGCCCCAATCGGCGCGGAGCGCGCGCCAGAGCCAGTCAGGCGCCCCGAGACGGGCGTGATCCAGCGTTTCCCAGACCTCCGGCCCTTCGGCGGTGACCCGGCGCAGCACGGCGTTGACGAGACCGGCGAGCGGTCGCGTGCGCTTGCCGGCCTTCGCGAGGCGCACTGCGGAATCGACGACGCCATGCGGCGCCTCGCGGAGCGCCAGGATCTCCGTCGCGCCGAGGCGCAGGATCGCATGCGTGTCCTTCGCCGCAGCGCGCTTCATGAAATGCGCCAGCGTGGCGTCGATCGGGCCGAGCCAGCGGATCACGCCGCGCGCCAGCGTCAGCGCGCGCGCCCGCTCCGCCGGGGCGAGCGCGGCCGGAAGC encodes:
- a CDS encoding RsmB/NOP family class I SAM-dependent RNA methyltransferase; amino-acid sequence: MSGLSAREGALVLIRSVTEEGAMLDEAALPAALAPAERARALTLARGVIRWLGPIDATLAHFMKRAAAKDTHAILRLGATEILALREAPHGVVDSAVRLAKAGKRTRPLAGLVNAVLRRVTAEGPEVWETLDHARLGAPDWLWRALRADWGRVGAAAIAAAHLRPAPLDLTPKNDDAAALATQLGGVATPTGSVRLARPGRLTDLPGFATGDWWAQDAAAAVPARLAGSGEGRRALDLCAAPGGKTMQLAAAGWVVTALDAAATRMKRVEENLARTGLSAELIVADALEWAADPFDLVLLDAPCTATGTIRRHPELPHIRDGAGLPAATTLQARLIDAAWALVAPGGALIYATCSLIKAEGESRANAFMKAHPEAERAPIHPAEIGDAALLTSAGDFRARPDLWPESGGLDGFFATRFRRRA